The genomic window GTTCTTGCGCGGCTGGGTATCGGGTGAGATCGTCTGGGGTTTCCGCGACGAGATGACGGGAGGATGGGCCACCGTGACCGACTGGGAGCATCACACGAGAACGCAGGCGGCGGTGATCGCCCGGCAGCGGCAGGAGTTGATGAATCAACGCACCGCGCTCGCCCTCTCCCGGAAATCGGTCCGTGACAAGCAGAAACAGGTCATGAAGCTGACCGCCCGCCTGGAGCGCGCCGAACACGACGCCCAGGAACAGGCAGACGCGCTGGCCGAGGTGAACCGCAAGCTCGCCGACCACCACCGTGTGGACAACAGCCTGCGCGCCACCATCGCCGGCCTACAGCAGACCGTCAGCCACTGGCAGCTGATCACCTACTGCGCGATGTTGCTGATCGTGACGTTCCTCGCGGCGGCGATGGTGGTGCGCTGAGCGCGCGAGGTGCGTGAACGTAGTTCGGCGAGTCCCTCATCGCGGCGGGCCCCGCCTCTCGGCGGGCAATCCTCCCGCACGGCATCAGACCGCGTTGGACGAAGTCGGCGAGACGGCACCGGGCCGCGTCGAGTGAGTTCGGCGGGCCCTTCCTCGTGACGGTCGTTCACCTCGCGGCGAGCCGGGTGCACAGCTGTGCTGGCAGGTGCGCCGTCTTGGTGGCGGGGCTGGGGGAGGGCTTCAGGGGCGGGTCAGGCGGAAGGGGCCGCGGTCCCAACGCCATTCATTGCGGAGCACAAGCGTCGTGAAATCGAGCAGCTCGAGGCCGCTGTCCTTGTGCAGCCGTCGTACTTCGTGCCAGGGCACGGACCCGCGCTCGATGAGCTCGGCGAGTTCGGCCTCGTGGCGAGCGTCTACCTCCCGGCGGGCCAGCTCGGGCAGACCGAGGCGGCTGCCCGTCCAGACCAGCCACCCCCATCCTTCGGCGTGTGCGCGGGCTCGGGCGGCCGCGGACCTGACGCGGTTGACGTGGAAGGCGACGTGGCCGAGCGGCTGCACATCGATCAGCACCACCCGTCCGTCGGTGAGACGTGCGCCGACGGTCGGGTAGTGGACGCGTTCGGAACCGTCGATGTCGTACGGCACCGCCACCGGATGTTCCTGGAACGTCTCGACCAGGTCGGCCGCGTTGAGCGTGCGCAGCAGCCTGGCCTGGAGCGCGGAGTCGAAGCCGACGTCGCGGCCCACCTTGTCCAGGTAGAACCGTCCGCGGCCGTCGTCGTCACCGTCGACCGTCCGCGCGGAACTCGTCGGCAGCGCGGCGGGCGCGCCCGAAGTCCACTCGATGCGCGCCGACCACTCACCGACCTCCGTGGCGGCCGCGGGTTCGGCGTCGCGCAACTTCGCCAGCTGCCGGTTCGTCTTCTTCTGCCACGCCATGATCCGCTGCATG from Nocardia bhagyanarayanae includes these protein-coding regions:
- a CDS encoding sigma factor-like helix-turn-helix DNA-binding protein; amino-acid sequence: MAGELGFGGARDGGLFVDDIQGEVSFGLEEVNEGVAGMVGVFGERRKRDAEILGYRLGIGGEGPETLARIGARFDLARDRVRQLHTRAVGQMLREAALSRGQAEVFEQRYPVDGRDSALTRALLVETYATDTDLAANELSYLKLRLAGHAPEDAKRIAGYVMQRIMAWQKKTNRQLAKLRDAEPAAATEVGEWSARIEWTSGAPAALPTSSARTVDGDDDGRGRFYLDKVGRDVGFDSALQARLLRTLNAADLVETFQEHPVAVPYDIDGSERVHYPTVGARLTDGRVVLIDVQPLGHVAFHVNRVRSAAARARAHAEGWGWLVWTGSRLGLPELARREVDARHEAELAELIERGSVPWHEVRRLHKDSGLELLDFTTLVLRNEWRWDRGPFRLTRP